One genomic window of Halovivax cerinus includes the following:
- a CDS encoding DUF4129 domain-containing protein, with translation MRFDDAFKGGLTVLGIVAIALVAAILDASLDVPSETGGAPASQQSGPVDPVVVPEIPLFVQVLALVVVACLAGVVVLYIVDEPMESLLIVVGIVLGVALILGVYTLFSIVGTGPGLRAGGSEPTATGIASSTEGQGGNVTAATLFAASLGGFFVVFLGTLVYVRWRGGETDRAATDEPDLDTDAPAVAVGAAAGRAATQLETTSRRDLENTIYRAWQEMTSLLPVESPDTTTPREFEAAAVDVGLERSDVSDLTDLFEAVRYGSLESTPTREEQAIDILRRIESRYGADDGNEVDRK, from the coding sequence ATGCGATTCGACGACGCGTTCAAGGGAGGCCTCACCGTTCTCGGCATCGTCGCGATCGCTCTCGTGGCGGCGATCCTCGACGCTTCGTTGGATGTACCCAGTGAGACTGGCGGTGCGCCGGCGAGCCAGCAGTCCGGGCCTGTCGACCCGGTCGTCGTCCCCGAGATACCGCTGTTCGTTCAGGTGCTGGCGCTCGTCGTCGTGGCCTGTCTGGCGGGAGTTGTGGTGCTTTACATCGTCGACGAACCGATGGAGAGTCTCCTGATCGTCGTCGGTATCGTTCTCGGCGTGGCGCTCATTCTCGGGGTGTACACGCTGTTCAGCATCGTCGGTACCGGGCCCGGTCTTCGGGCCGGCGGATCCGAACCGACCGCTACCGGGATCGCGAGCTCGACCGAGGGGCAAGGCGGAAACGTAACTGCAGCGACGCTCTTCGCCGCCTCCCTCGGCGGCTTCTTCGTGGTATTCTTGGGGACGTTGGTGTACGTCCGCTGGCGAGGCGGTGAGACGGACCGGGCGGCGACCGACGAACCGGATCTGGACACTGACGCACCGGCAGTCGCGGTTGGCGCGGCTGCGGGCCGTGCGGCGACGCAGCTCGAAACGACCTCCCGACGGGATCTGGAGAACACGATCTATCGGGCATGGCAGGAGATGACGTCACTCTTACCGGTCGAGTCGCCGGACACAACGACGCCCCGGGAGTTCGAGGCGGCGGCGGTCGACGTCGGGCTGGAACGCTCCGACGTCTCGGACCTGACCGACCTGTTCGAGGCGGTCCGGTACGGGTCTCTCGAATCGACGCCCACCCGCGAAGAGCAAG